A stretch of Nonomuraea africana DNA encodes these proteins:
- the argF gene encoding ornithine carbamoyltransferase yields the protein MGFNLRNRSFLKELDFTPAEFAFLLKLSADLKQAKYAGVERRRLRGKNIALIFEKTSTRTRCAFEVAAHDQGAHVTYLDPTGSQMGHKESVKDTARVLGRMFDGIEYRGSSQEHVEELAAYSGVPVWNGLTDEWHPTQMLADMLTMQEHSDKPLHEISFAYLGDARNNMGNSLLVTGAMFGMDVRLVAPKSLQPDPKMVVKPAKDLAKQTGATLTITDDVGKGVKGVDYLYTDVWVSMGEPKEVWDQRIKLLKPYQINDKVVKATGNDKVKVMHCLPAFHNRETKVGEDLYEKTGLDALEITESVFESPRSIVFDEAENRLHTIKAIMVATLGD from the coding sequence ATGGGCTTCAACCTTCGCAACAGGAGCTTCCTGAAAGAGCTCGACTTCACGCCCGCGGAGTTCGCCTTCCTGCTCAAGCTCTCCGCCGACCTCAAGCAGGCCAAGTACGCCGGAGTCGAGCGGCGGCGGCTCAGGGGCAAGAACATCGCGCTCATCTTCGAGAAGACCTCCACGCGCACCCGCTGCGCCTTCGAGGTCGCCGCGCACGACCAGGGCGCGCACGTCACCTACCTCGATCCGACCGGCTCCCAGATGGGCCACAAGGAGTCGGTCAAGGACACCGCGCGCGTGCTGGGCAGGATGTTCGACGGCATCGAGTACCGCGGCTCCAGTCAGGAGCACGTCGAGGAGCTGGCCGCCTACTCGGGCGTACCGGTCTGGAACGGGCTGACCGACGAGTGGCACCCGACCCAGATGCTCGCCGACATGCTCACCATGCAGGAGCACAGCGACAAGCCGCTGCACGAGATCTCCTTCGCCTACCTGGGCGACGCCCGCAACAACATGGGCAACTCGCTGCTGGTCACGGGGGCGATGTTCGGCATGGACGTACGCCTCGTGGCGCCGAAGTCGCTGCAGCCCGATCCCAAGATGGTCGTCAAGCCCGCCAAGGACCTGGCTAAGCAGACCGGCGCGACGCTGACGATCACCGACGACGTGGGCAAGGGCGTCAAGGGGGTCGACTACCTCTACACCGACGTGTGGGTGTCGATGGGCGAGCCGAAGGAGGTCTGGGACCAGCGGATCAAGCTGCTGAAGCCGTACCAGATCAACGACAAGGTCGTGAAGGCGACGGGGAACGACAAGGTCAAGGTGATGCACTGCCTGCCCGCCTTCCACAACAGGGAGACGAAGGTCGGCGAGGACCTCTACGAGAAGACCGGCCTCGACGCGCTGGAGATCACCGAGAGCGTCTTCGAGTCGCCACGCTCCATCGTCTTCGACGAGGCCGAGAACCGGCTGCACACGATCAAGGCCATCATGGTCGCGACCCTGGGAGATTGA
- the arcC gene encoding carbamate kinase: MRVLVALGGNALMKRGEKPDAHTQQANVAVAVKTLAKVAERHELIITHGNGPQVGVLAMESASDPNLSKPYPFDTLGAQTQGMIGYWMLQALQNGLPGRQVISIVTQTLVSAVDPAFENPAKFVGQIYDRAEAEKLAEENGWTVKPDGQYWRRVVPSPKPQRVVETRLIRKLVRDGVTVVCAGGGGIPVIRDQNGRLSGVEAVIDKDLTGSLLAESLECDAFLILTDVPRVMRDFGTPRQSEITHTTPHELRAIDFPAGSMGPKVEAVCRFVETTGDMAAIGKLDQAMAILEGTAGTIITPNATWPLSSTL; this comes from the coding sequence ATGCGGGTTCTGGTCGCCCTTGGGGGGAACGCGCTCATGAAGCGCGGGGAGAAACCGGACGCCCACACGCAGCAGGCGAACGTGGCCGTCGCGGTCAAGACGCTGGCCAAGGTGGCCGAGCGGCACGAGCTGATCATCACCCACGGGAACGGCCCGCAGGTGGGGGTGCTGGCGATGGAGAGCGCGTCCGACCCCAACCTGTCCAAGCCCTACCCGTTCGACACCCTGGGCGCGCAGACCCAGGGCATGATCGGCTACTGGATGCTGCAGGCCCTGCAGAACGGCCTGCCGGGCCGCCAGGTGATCTCGATCGTCACCCAGACCCTGGTGTCGGCGGTCGACCCCGCCTTCGAGAACCCGGCCAAGTTCGTCGGGCAGATCTACGACAGGGCCGAGGCGGAGAAGCTGGCCGAGGAGAACGGCTGGACGGTCAAGCCCGACGGCCAGTACTGGCGCCGCGTCGTGCCCTCCCCCAAGCCGCAGCGCGTGGTGGAGACCAGGCTGATCCGCAAGCTGGTCCGCGACGGCGTCACGGTGGTGTGCGCGGGAGGCGGCGGCATCCCCGTCATCCGCGACCAGAACGGCCGGCTGTCGGGCGTGGAGGCCGTCATCGACAAGGACCTGACCGGGTCGCTGCTGGCCGAGTCGCTGGAGTGCGACGCGTTCCTGATCCTGACCGACGTCCCGCGCGTCATGCGCGACTTCGGCACGCCCCGGCAGAGCGAGATCACCCACACCACGCCGCACGAGCTGCGCGCCATCGACTTCCCCGCGGGCTCCATGGGACCGAAGGTGGAGGCGGTCTGCAGGTTCGTCGAGACGACCGGTGACATGGCCGCGATCGGCAAGCTCGACCAGGCCATGGCGATCCTGGAGGGCACGGCGGGGACGATCATCACGCCGAACGCCACCTGGCCGCTGTCCAGCACCCTGTAA
- a CDS encoding amino acid permease, with product MALVERLFRTKPTDQIVAEGGHGEGGELRRTMSLWQLTLFSVGATLGTGIFVILGQAVPKAGPAVVLAFVLAAITALFSALSYAELAGTIPVSGSSYSYAYATLGEIVAWVCGWCLMLEYAVSVAAVAVGWGEYLNTFLLGAFGWTLPASITHSPGDQGGVVNVTAILIVVLATWLLLRGASESAKANSIFVLIKVAVLAFFCVVAFTAFQSGNFATFAPMGAAGITAAAAQVFFSYIGFDAASTAGEEAKNPRRDLPLAIIFSLLIVTVIYVLVALTAIGAMPWTDFDPDSTEASLALIVDLATGATWPGLIVSFGAVIAIASVVITVLYGQTRILFAMSRDGLIPKVFQRVSPRRQVPVANTLIVCVFVAVLAGLVRLGQLAEATSIGTLFAFTIVNIGVLVLRRTRPDLPRTFRTPLFPVTPVLGVIFCLLLMYELAWATWVAFLLWTAAGLVAYFLYGYGHSRLNEGIVR from the coding sequence GTGGCGCTCGTCGAGCGGTTGTTCCGCACCAAGCCCACCGACCAGATCGTGGCCGAGGGCGGGCACGGAGAGGGCGGCGAACTGCGCCGCACCATGTCCCTGTGGCAGCTGACGCTGTTCAGCGTCGGCGCCACGCTGGGCACGGGGATCTTCGTCATCCTCGGCCAGGCCGTGCCGAAGGCTGGGCCCGCGGTGGTGCTGGCCTTCGTCCTGGCCGCCATCACCGCGTTGTTCTCCGCGCTGTCCTACGCCGAGCTGGCGGGGACCATCCCGGTGTCCGGCTCGTCCTACTCCTACGCCTACGCGACGCTCGGCGAGATCGTGGCGTGGGTGTGCGGGTGGTGCCTCATGCTGGAGTACGCGGTCTCGGTGGCGGCCGTCGCCGTGGGCTGGGGCGAGTACCTCAACACGTTCCTGCTGGGCGCCTTCGGCTGGACGCTGCCGGCGTCGATCACCCACTCGCCCGGCGACCAGGGCGGCGTGGTCAACGTCACCGCCATCCTGATCGTGGTGCTCGCCACCTGGCTGCTGCTGCGCGGCGCCTCCGAGTCGGCAAAGGCCAACTCGATCTTCGTGCTGATCAAGGTCGCGGTGCTCGCCTTCTTCTGCGTGGTGGCTTTCACCGCCTTCCAGTCGGGCAACTTCGCCACCTTCGCGCCCATGGGCGCCGCGGGGATCACCGCCGCCGCGGCCCAGGTCTTCTTCTCCTACATCGGCTTCGACGCCGCGTCCACGGCGGGCGAGGAGGCGAAGAACCCCAGGCGAGACCTGCCGCTGGCGATCATCTTCTCGCTCCTCATCGTCACGGTGATCTACGTCCTGGTCGCGCTGACGGCCATCGGCGCCATGCCGTGGACCGACTTCGACCCCGACTCCACCGAGGCCAGCCTGGCGCTCATCGTCGACCTGGCCACCGGCGCCACCTGGCCGGGGCTCATCGTCTCCTTCGGCGCGGTCATCGCGATCGCCAGCGTGGTCATCACCGTCCTGTACGGCCAGACCCGCATCCTGTTCGCGATGTCGCGCGACGGGCTGATCCCCAAGGTCTTCCAGCGGGTCAGCCCGCGCCGCCAGGTGCCGGTCGCCAACACGCTCATCGTGTGCGTGTTCGTCGCCGTGCTGGCCGGGCTCGTGCGGCTCGGCCAGCTCGCCGAGGCCACCAGCATCGGCACACTGTTCGCCTTCACCATCGTCAACATCGGGGTGCTCGTGCTCCGCCGTACCAGGCCCGACCTGCCGCGCACCTTCCGCACGCCGCTCTTCCCCGTCACGCCGGTCCTCGGCGTGATCTTCTGCCTGCTCCTCATGTACGAGCTGGCCTGGGCCACCTGGGTGGCCTTCCTGCTGTGGACCGCCGCCGGCCTGGTGGCCTACTTCCTGTACGGCTACGGCCACTCACGCCTCAACGAAGGGATCGTCCGGTGA
- a CDS encoding universal stress protein → MKIEHVLAGFLPDSRGHDGLALAVLLAGQTGARMTVATVQPPPWPSPGPGRADESAWRAYLKEQATTGFDQARQVAGEDADYITRFNRGSGRGLVELARTSDVDVVVIGSGPRGSKGHISLGSTADQLLHASPAPVLLAPKGYAEDPPTGIDRLTVAYRRGPGCDSALSLAVALAATLDVPLRLVTLVVGAGRAKIEQQMLEDLRAQAATDLERAAEGQRREVEVETLEGGNVTTAMGGTEWRQGELIILASSESGPLRRVFLGDTSVKIIRAAPRPVLVLTRQPFGSRQTLTK, encoded by the coding sequence GTGAAGATCGAGCATGTCCTCGCCGGTTTCCTGCCGGACTCCCGTGGCCACGACGGGCTGGCCCTGGCCGTCCTGCTGGCGGGACAGACGGGGGCGCGGATGACCGTGGCGACCGTCCAGCCGCCGCCGTGGCCCTCGCCCGGCCCTGGCAGGGCCGACGAGAGCGCCTGGCGGGCCTATCTCAAGGAGCAGGCGACGACGGGGTTCGACCAGGCCCGCCAGGTGGCGGGCGAGGACGCGGACTACATCACCCGCTTCAACAGGGGCAGCGGACGCGGCCTCGTGGAGCTGGCTCGCACCTCCGACGTCGACGTCGTGGTGATCGGCTCGGGCCCGCGCGGGTCGAAGGGACACATCTCGTTGGGCAGCACGGCCGACCAGCTGCTGCACGCCTCACCCGCGCCGGTGCTGCTGGCGCCCAAGGGGTACGCCGAGGACCCGCCCACGGGCATCGACAGGCTGACCGTCGCCTACCGGCGAGGGCCTGGCTGCGACTCCGCGCTCAGCCTCGCGGTCGCCCTGGCCGCCACGCTGGACGTGCCGCTGCGTCTGGTCACGCTGGTGGTGGGCGCGGGACGGGCGAAGATCGAGCAGCAGATGCTCGAGGACCTGCGCGCGCAGGCCGCCACCGACCTCGAACGGGCCGCCGAGGGCCAACGGCGCGAGGTCGAGGTGGAGACGCTCGAGGGCGGCAACGTCACGACCGCGATGGGAGGGACCGAATGGCGGCAGGGCGAGCTGATCATCCTGGCCTCCAGCGAGTCGGGACCGCTGCGGAGGGTCTTCCTGGGGGACACATCGGTCAAGATCATACGGGCGGCGCCGCGTCCGGTGCTCGTGCTCACCCGTCAGCCTTTCGGCTCTCGGCAAACACTGACGAAGTAG
- a CDS encoding transcriptional regulator, translated as MPSEYAKSLGARLRAIRTQQGLSLHGVEEKSRGRWKAVVVGSYERGDRAVTVQKLAELADFYGVPVSELLPGGAAPSPLGPTPKLVIDLERLATLPKEKAGALARYAATIQSQRGDYNGKVLSIRQEDLRSLAVIYDKSPSELTEELISWGVLDAEARRAVESF; from the coding sequence ATGCCGTCTGAGTACGCCAAGTCGCTGGGTGCACGACTCCGCGCCATCCGCACCCAGCAGGGCCTGTCCCTGCACGGAGTCGAAGAGAAGTCGCGGGGACGCTGGAAGGCCGTCGTCGTGGGTTCCTACGAGCGCGGCGACCGTGCGGTCACGGTGCAGAAGCTTGCCGAGCTTGCCGACTTCTACGGTGTGCCGGTCTCCGAGCTGCTGCCCGGCGGCGCGGCGCCCAGCCCGCTCGGGCCGACGCCGAAGCTTGTGATCGACCTGGAGCGCCTGGCGACGCTGCCCAAGGAGAAGGCGGGCGCGCTGGCGCGTTACGCGGCCACCATCCAGAGCCAGCGTGGCGACTACAACGGCAAGGTGCTGTCCATCCGCCAGGAGGACCTGCGCTCGCTTGCCGTCATTTATGACAAGTCGCCCAGTGAACTGACGGAGGAGCTGATCAGCTGGGGCGTACTCGACGCGGAGGCCCGCCGCGCCGTCGAGTCTTTCTAA
- a CDS encoding MBL fold metallo-hydrolase codes for MRTIDPTYDGLESAAAVCHALLVETDAHGLVLVETGLGHDSVDRPGEVLDPEWVELVSPRLDRAETALSRLARLGHDPADVRHIVLTHLDVDHAGGLPDFPRAQVHVMAAEYEAAMAEGPSRRYRPAHWAHGPLWETYGAGEGEEWYGFAGVQALRGLPEDVLLVPLGGHTAGHAAVAVREGQGWLLHAGDAYFYHRELEPGSPESHPLLDVVQLDSQVDARLRIENQGRLRELAREHGAEVSVFSAHDPWEFARYQPQA; via the coding sequence ATGCGCACCATCGACCCCACCTACGACGGTCTCGAGTCCGCGGCGGCGGTCTGCCACGCGCTGCTGGTCGAGACCGACGCGCACGGCCTGGTGCTGGTGGAGACCGGGCTGGGCCACGACTCCGTCGACAGGCCTGGAGAGGTCCTCGACCCCGAGTGGGTGGAGCTGGTCTCGCCGCGGCTCGACAGGGCCGAGACCGCGCTCAGCCGGCTCGCCCGGCTGGGGCACGACCCCGCCGATGTGCGGCACATCGTGCTGACCCACCTCGACGTCGACCACGCGGGAGGGCTGCCCGACTTCCCGCGGGCGCAGGTGCACGTCATGGCGGCGGAGTACGAGGCGGCGATGGCCGAGGGGCCCAGCCGCCGCTACCGTCCCGCGCACTGGGCGCACGGGCCGCTCTGGGAGACGTACGGCGCGGGCGAGGGGGAGGAGTGGTACGGCTTCGCGGGAGTCCAGGCGCTGCGCGGGCTGCCGGAGGACGTGCTGCTGGTGCCGCTGGGCGGGCACACCGCCGGGCACGCGGCGGTCGCCGTACGGGAGGGGCAGGGATGGTTGCTGCACGCGGGGGACGCCTACTTCTACCACCGCGAGCTGGAGCCAGGCAGCCCCGAGTCGCACCCGCTGCTGGACGTCGTGCAGCTGGACTCGCAGGTGGACGCCAGGCTGCGGATCGAGAACCAGGGCAGGCTGCGGGAGCTGGCACGTGAGCACGGGGCCGAGGTGAGCGTCTTCTCCGCCCACGACCCATGGGAGTTCGCCCGCTACCAGCCCCAGGCCTGA
- a CDS encoding MerR family DNA-binding protein, which yields MLLDIGEVAQRSGLAASALRFYERKGLISAVGRNGLRRAYEPETLSRLALIACARSAGFTLTEIAALLHAKPSDETLRERVAQKADELDGRIAQLTRMRDSLRHAASCAHDPLVDCPAFRDLVRGDPASTTPPTT from the coding sequence ATGCTGCTCGACATCGGTGAGGTGGCCCAGCGGTCGGGGCTCGCCGCCTCCGCACTGCGCTTCTACGAACGCAAGGGGCTGATCAGCGCCGTCGGGCGCAACGGTCTCAGGCGGGCCTACGAGCCCGAGACGCTCAGCCGGTTGGCGTTGATCGCGTGCGCGCGCAGCGCCGGGTTCACCCTGACCGAGATCGCCGCCCTGCTGCACGCCAAGCCGTCCGACGAGACGCTGCGCGAGCGCGTCGCGCAGAAGGCCGACGAGCTCGACGGGCGCATCGCCCAGCTCACCCGCATGCGCGACAGCCTGCGCCATGCGGCATCGTGCGCCCACGACCCACTCGTCGACTGCCCCGCCTTCCGAGACCTGGTGCGCGGCGACCCGGCGAGCACCACCCCGCCCACGACCTGA
- a CDS encoding SAV_6107 family HEPN domain-containing protein, protein MTTRLSDTHGPRLSPAVRAHLTDSRSCLAEAATARTPASRYVAAHLAALRAAAAILAARPRPMEGRRRRLRSAWELLPEAEPRLADWAGYFSISAAKRAAAEAGMVRGVTLADADELLAEAETFVSTVEEILGVPGQPVLPVDVPLAG, encoded by the coding sequence ATGACGACACGGCTCAGCGACACGCACGGGCCCCGACTGTCGCCCGCGGTCAGGGCACACCTCACCGATTCACGCAGCTGCCTGGCCGAGGCCGCGACGGCCCGCACTCCTGCGTCCCGATACGTGGCCGCCCATCTCGCGGCACTGCGCGCGGCGGCGGCGATCCTGGCCGCCCGTCCCCGCCCGATGGAGGGCCGCAGGCGTCGCCTGCGCAGCGCGTGGGAGCTGCTGCCCGAGGCGGAGCCGAGGCTCGCCGACTGGGCGGGTTACTTCTCGATCAGCGCCGCCAAGCGTGCCGCCGCGGAGGCCGGCATGGTGCGCGGCGTGACCCTCGCCGACGCCGACGAGCTGCTGGCGGAGGCCGAGACGTTCGTCTCCACGGTCGAGGAGATCCTCGGCGTCCCCGGCCAGCCCGTCCTCCCCGTCGACGTCCCCCTCGCCGGCTGA
- a CDS encoding ferredoxin has translation MRVTADTGVCIGAGMCALTAPAVFDQSEEEGLVVVLTAEVPAGQEQAVRRAVTLCPSGALAAH, from the coding sequence GTGAGGGTCACGGCCGACACGGGGGTGTGCATAGGGGCGGGCATGTGCGCGCTGACCGCGCCCGCCGTCTTCGACCAGAGCGAGGAGGAGGGCCTGGTCGTGGTGCTCACGGCCGAGGTGCCGGCCGGTCAGGAGCAGGCCGTCAGGCGGGCCGTCACCCTCTGCCCCTCGGGCGCCCTGGCGGCCCATTGA
- a CDS encoding TetR/AcrR family transcriptional regulator produces the protein MKDDTGLRARKKARTRRALVTGAMRLFAQKGYEQTTLAEIAASAEVSTRTFFSYFAGKEDVVFFDTEERLSETLAIAGRRLPGESVTALLARAVEAGAKWEDDLAAERFHLITAVPALQARALHLLFDSQRRLAEALCAAYPDELDPVAAAAAVGSMVGAAKLAAVMTLSRGEDREAAWTAARRAIEIAANGLDSLGIRS, from the coding sequence ATGAAGGACGACACGGGACTTCGAGCGCGTAAGAAGGCCCGCACCAGGCGTGCGCTCGTCACCGGCGCGATGCGGCTCTTCGCGCAGAAGGGCTACGAGCAGACCACGCTGGCCGAGATCGCCGCCTCGGCGGAGGTCTCGACTCGGACGTTCTTCAGCTACTTCGCGGGCAAGGAGGACGTGGTCTTCTTCGACACCGAGGAGCGCCTGAGCGAGACCCTCGCCATCGCCGGCCGGCGGCTGCCGGGAGAGTCGGTGACCGCGCTGCTGGCCAGGGCGGTGGAGGCGGGCGCGAAGTGGGAGGACGACCTCGCCGCCGAGCGCTTCCACCTGATCACGGCCGTGCCCGCGCTCCAGGCCAGGGCGCTCCATCTGCTGTTCGACAGCCAGCGACGGCTGGCGGAGGCGCTGTGCGCGGCCTACCCCGACGAACTCGACCCCGTGGCGGCGGCGGCCGCCGTGGGTTCCATGGTGGGCGCGGCGAAGCTGGCGGCCGTCATGACCCTGTCGAGGGGCGAGGATCGCGAGGCCGCCTGGACGGCCGCGCGCCGGGCGATCGAGATCGCCGCGAACGGCCTCGACTCGCTCGGCATCCGGAGCTGA